In Zingiber officinale cultivar Zhangliang chromosome 8B, Zo_v1.1, whole genome shotgun sequence, a single genomic region encodes these proteins:
- the LOC122016294 gene encoding COBRA-like protein 7, giving the protein MDCSRSRPPILVLLLVFLLSVESSWSQQAMPPAALTPAPAPAPSPESLCNGIFLSYVLEQRERIHPFTSNPADQPYSFRATATVLNHGTADLVAWTLLVPFRHRELLVSVDGGVLANASSSVLPYNTTLDANVTAFSGYPNADLKTPIETANDLSQIQTKISFVGTLFGSPSPAVPLPEFLDIDDPSYICAQLPGFNDSGSVQRCCRPDPNYVPKPVNATGFLERQSGDLTITYDVLQSYGDSYLALVTIENHNPLGRLDNWELSWEWARDEFILSMKGAYPTVVDASGCIFGKQGQYYQNFDFTKVLSCKQKPTISDLSPWRYNDTDLGRIPHCCRNGTLLPPEMDPEQSVSAFQIQVQKMPPDVNRSVLFPPVNWNISGSGLNPNYQCGQPIRVSSAQFPDPSGIDSESLALASWQVVCNITRPKSASPKCCVSFSAFYNDSVVPCKTCACGCSASNRAQTCNVSAPGMLLPPESLLVPFDNRTEKALAWAQIKHYNVPSPLPCADNCGLSINWHVLTNFQKGWSARVTLFNWGEDQFADWFMAAKLDKAYPGYEQLYSFNGTKMDDDTIFIVGNPGLNYLNGETNGNSDSDPRVPGKQQSVISFTKKSTPGIEILAGDGYPSKVYFNGEECSMPDMFPTSWAFRSRRPGTFTALGFLLLVASLLFLLQ; this is encoded by the coding sequence ATGGATTGCTCGCGTTCTCGGCCTCCGATTTTGGTACTTCTGCTGGTTTTCTTGCTTTCCGTTGAGAGCTCTTGGTCGCAGCAAGCCATGCCGCCGGCCGCTCTCACCCCTGCTCCTGCCCCTGCTCCGTCGCCGGAGTCCTTATGCAATGGGATATTCCTCTCTTACGTCCTCGAGCAGCGGGAGAGGATCCACCCCTTCACAAGCAACCCAGCGGACCAGCCCTACTCCTTCCGCGCCACCGCCACCGTCCTCAACCACGGCACCGCTGACCTCGTCGCCTGGACGCTCCTCGTCCCGTTCCGTCACCGCGAGCTCCTCGTTTCCGTCGACGGCGGAGTTCTCGCCAACGCTTCTAGCTCCGTTCTACCCTACAACACCACTCTCGATGCTAATGTTACTGCCTTCTCCGGCTACCCCAACGCCGATCTGAAGACCCCGATCGAGACGGCCAACGATCTGTCGCAGATCCAAACTAAGATTTCCTTCGTCGGGACCCTCTTTGGCTCTCCGTCCCCGGCAGTGCCTCTGCCGGAGTTTCTCGATATTGATGACCCCTCTTACATTTGCGCGCAGCTGCCCGGCTTCAATGACTCCGGCTCCGTCCAGAGGTGCTGCCGCCCGGACCCTAATTATGTTCCCAAGCCAGTGAACGCCACCGGCTTCCTAGAGCGCCAATCCGGGGACCTGACCATCACCTACGATGTGCTGCAGTCCTACGGTGACAGCTACCTCGCCCTCGTCACCATCGAAAACCATAACCCCCTCGGCCGCCTCGACAACTGGGAGCTCTCATGGGAGTGGGCTCGCGACGAGTTCATCCTCTCCATGAAGGGCGCGTACCCTACCGTCGTTGACGCTTCCGGTTGCATCTTCGGCAAGCAGGGGCAATACTACCAGAACTTTGACTTCACCAAGGTGCTCAGCTGCAAGCAGAAACCCACCATCTCTGACCTATCGCCGTGGCGTTACAACGACACCGATCTTGGCCGCATCCCTCACTGCTGCCGCAACGGGACCCTTCTTCCACCAGAGATGGACCCTGAGCAGTCCGTCTCGGCCTTCCAGATCCAGGTGCAAAAGATGCCACCCGATGTCAACCGCTCCGTCCTCTTCCCTCCGGTCAACTGGAACATCTCCGGCTCCGGTCTCAACCCCAACTACCAGTGCGGTCAGCCAATTCGTGTCAGCTCTGCTCAGTTCCCCGATCCGAGCGGCATCGACTCGGAGAGCCTCGCGCTCGCCAGTTGGCAGGTGGTCTGCAACATCACCCGGCCCAAGAGCGCCAGTCCCAAGTGCTGCGTCTCCTTCTCCGCCTTCTACAACGACTCCGTCGTCCCCTGCAAAACCTGCGCCTGCGGGTGCTCCGCCAGTAACCGCGCCCAGACCTGCAACGTCTCCGCCCCGGGGATGCTCCTCCCGCCCGAATCCCTCCTGGTGCCATTCGATAACCGGACGGAAAAAGCCCTCGCCTGGGCGCAGATCAAGCACTACAACGTTCCCTCCCCCTTGCCCTGCGCCGACAACTGCGGCCTCAGCATCAACTGGCACGTCCTTACCAACTTCCAGAAGGGGTGGTCGGCCAGGGTGACGCTGTTCAACTGGGGCGAGGACCAGTTCGCAGACTGGTTCATGGCCGCCAAATTGGACAAGGCATATCCAGGTTACGAGCAGTTGTACTCCTTCAACGGGACCAAGATGGACGACGACACCATCTTCATCGTGGGCAATCCCGGACTCAACTATCTGAACGGAGAAACGAACGGCAACAGCGACAGCGACCCCAGAGTGCCGGGAAAGCAACAGTCTGTGATATCATTCACGAAGAAGTCAACACCGGGCATCGAAATCCTAGCTGGGGACGGTTACCCTTCAAAGGTCTACTTCAACGGGGAGGAGTGCTCAATGCCGGACATGTTTCCTACCAGTTGGGCATTCAGGAGTCGCCGTCCTGGAACCTTCACCGCTTTGGGCTTCCTTCTCCTCGTTGCATCTCTCCTTTTCTTGCTTCAGTAG